The genomic DNA GAATTTGATCGCGCAGGAAAATGTCATCGGCTGGTTTCAAGGCCGCATGGAATTTGGCCCGCGCGCCCTGGGCAGCCGCAGCATCATCGGCGACGCCCGCTCGCCGAACATGCAATCGGTGATGAATTTGAAAATCAAATTCCGCGAGAGCTTCCGGCCGTTTGCGCCCTCGGTGCTCGCCGAAAATGTTTCGGATTATTTCCAGCTCGACCGCGAAAGTCCGTACATGCTTTTGGTGGCGCCGGTTTTGGAGAAATGGCGCACCGGCCACATTGAGAACGGCGCCTGGGGCATCGACAAATTGAAAATCGTTCGCTCAACGGTTCCCGCCATCACCCATGTCGATTACTCGGCGCGGATTCAAACCGTGCATCAGGATGACCACCCGCTTTATTACGAGATGATCAAGGCGTTTCGCGACCAGACGGGGTGTCCGGTGATTATCAACACCTCGTTCAACGTCCGCGGCGAGCCGATTGTCTGCGCGCCGGAGCAGGCCTACACTTGCTTCATGCGCACGAACATGGATTATTTGATCATGGGCAATTATCTGCTCGACAAAAAAGAGCAGAAAGCACTGGAAAACGACGTCGATTGGCAGAAGGAATTCGAATTGGATTAACTGAATGCTGGATGCTGATGCTCGCATTTCAAGCAACCAGCTACCAGCTACAAGCAACCAGCTACCAGCTACAAGCAACCAGCTACCAGCTACAAGCAACCAGCTACCAGCTACAAGCAACCAGCTACAAGCAACCGGAGATTTATGATACGCGAAGAAATCAAATCAATCAAAGCGACAACCTCTGAAGCCCGAAAATTCGGCTTGACCATCGGCATTTTGTTGCTGGTGATCGCCGGCTTTCTCTTTTGGAAGCAAAGGCCGAGCTTTGCGTATTTTGCCCATGTCGGCGGTGGATTGGCGCTGCTGGGATTGATCGCGCCGATTTTGTTAAAGCCGATTTACAAAATCTGGATGTCGTTCGCCGTGGTCATGGGGTTCATCATGACCCGCGTCATTTTGACGATTGTTTATTTCGGCTTGTTCACGCCGATGGCGCTGGCGGCCAAGCTTTTTGGCAAGGATCTGCTCAAGCAACGCTGGGATAAAAGCGCCACGACTTACTGGGAGAAACGTCCGGCTGCAGCGTTTGACCCGAAATCCGCCGAGAACATGTTTTAGCACGTCAAATCTTCGCCAGACCGTACGCAGCGAACAGCGTTGTCAAGTAAATTAAATATTGAAGTTGAGCAATTGTTTTTAACGCGTGAGAAGTTTTTTTTGCACGAACCCATATAGCTTGATCAGATAAGTGGAGTCAACATGGCTGTCTTATCCATCACACAAGGTCACGATACCGGCGCGGTCATCGTCAAAGACGGGCGCATGCTCGCCGCCATCAGTGAAGAACGGTTGTCGCGGGTTAAAATGGACACGCAATTTCCGGCGCGCTCTATTCAGGCCGTGCTCGAAGTTGCCGGTTTGAAGCCGGAAGCGATCAAACACGTGGTCATTCCGGAGCTGCGCAAAGGTGAGGACATTCTCAAAAACATTTTTCCGAAATATCCGCAAAGCGTTTTTGCCGGCGTCAACGGCGAAGCCACGCTCGGCGACCGCGCCCGGCAGTTGGTGATGTCGAGCGCGTTGCTGTGCAAAACTTATCCGCGCATGGCGATTCTGTATCGCCAATATGAAAAACAACTGCGCGAGATGTTTCCGCAAGCGCAGTTGCATCGTGTCGAGCATCACCTCACGCACGCGGCCTCGGCCTACTACACCAGCGGTTTCAAAAAGGCCTTGGTGATCACCGCCGATGCCTGGGGCGATTTCGTTTCGACGATGATCTGCCTCGGCGAGGGCAAAAAATTGACACCGGTGCATCGCTGTTATTATCCGAACTCCCTCGGCCATTATTACCAAAGCTTGACCAACTGGCTTGGATTTCGCGGCGGCCGGCACGAGGGTAAAATTCTCGGCCTCGCGGCGTTTGGCAATCCGGCCTCGCCGGTTTATGATCGCATCAAAGGTTTGCTGAGTTGCGACGGTCTGGACGTGCACGCGCCGAACATGATGGGCAAGCTCTGGCACAAAAAATTTCCCTTCGGCCAAAACTGTTTGATGCGTGAGCTGATCGCCAACTACAAACGCGAAGACATTGCCGCCGCGTTTCAGCGCCGCTTCGAGGAAGTCGTGACACAGTTGGTGCGCAATGCCCTGGAGCGCTACCAGGTGGAAGACGTCTGTTTGGCTGGCGGCATTTTTGCAAATGTAAAATTGAATCAGCGGGTGTTTGAAGTGTCGGGGGTGAGCCGCATTTTCATTTTTCCAAACATGGGCGACGGCGGCGTCTGCGCCGGCGGCGCGTTGTATTATGATATCAATCAAAACGGTTCGGCCGGCAGCGAATTGCCACACGCTTATCTTGGTCCGGCGTACTCGGAAAAAGAGATGGAAGCCGCCCTGCGCCGGCGCGGCGTCGAGTTTGAGTATCACCGGGATATTTCAACCACCGTCGCCGAGTTGTTGACGAAAGGCAAAGTGGTGGCGCGCTGCGATGGCGCGATGGAATACGGCCCGCGGGCACTGGGCAATCGCACCATCATGTATCCGGCCACCGATCCGGCCGTGAACAAATGGCTCAATGACCGCCTCAAGCGCACCGAGTTCATGCCGTTTGCGCCGGTGACACTGGCGGAAGAGGCGCCTCGCTGCTACAAGAATTTGCGCGGCGCGGAATATCCGGCGAAGTTCATGACCATCACGTTTGATTGCACGGATTTCATGCGTTCGGTTTCGCCGGCGGCGGTGCACGTTGACAACACGGCGCGGCCGCAATTGATCGACGAGCAAACCAACCCGGCTTATTATCGCATCATCAAGGAATATTTCAAGCGCACCGGCATTCCGAGTGTGATCAACACCAGTTTCAACATGCACGAGGAGCCGATTGTTTGCACGCCGGACGACGCGATTCGCGCCTTTCAGCTCGGGCATCTGGATTATCTCGCGCTCGGGCCGTTTTTGGTCAAGGGGCAAGGTCAGGAGTAGAAATTTTAAATTGAAAATTTTCAATTTAAAGTTTAAAATTGTTCGAGCAGCATTTTGGTTATCACCTATTTCAATTATCTCTGGGACATCGACGGCATTTCAGCCGGCTCGGCGATCAAGGCCAAGGAATTCATCGCGGCGCTCAACCGCGCCGGACACACGGCGCATTTGGAATGGCGCTCGCCACAGCCAAACGCTCAGCCGACACTCGCAGACAAAGTTCGCGCCGGCTTGAAACCGAAGCTGCAGCGTTACTTGCATGAGCCGAAGCGGCTGGCTCGCAACCTGCCGCATTTGTGGCAGGAATATTTCATTCTCAAACGGCAAAAACCCGATGTGCTGTTCAATCGCCTGGAACTTTATTATTTCTCCGGATTGTGGCTGTCGCGCTGGCTCGATCTGCCGTTGGTCGTCGAGGCCGATTGCCCCCCGGCTTACGAACACGTGACGTTTTATGGCAAAGATTACCTGCATCTCGGACCCTTGCCCGCTCGCATCGAGCTTGCCAATCTCCGCGCCGCCGACGCCATCATCGTCATCTCCAACGTCTTGAAAAAATATTATGTCGAGGCCGGCATTCCGGCCGAAAAGATGCACGTGATCGCCAATGCCGCTGATCCGAAAAAATTTCGCCCGACGCCGAAGGATCGTGAGTTGACGGAAAAATACGGACTCACGAATAAAACCGTCGTCGGCTGGATCGGCTCGTTAGTCGGCTGGAGCGGCATCGAGAACGTGACAGAGGCCGCTCGGCATATTTTGCAAACGCGGCCGAATGTTTGTTTGATGATGGTCGGCGGTGGCAAAAATCAGGAATTTTTTCGCACGCAGCTTCAGACCGGCGATCACGCCGATCGCGTGATTTTGCCCGGCACCGTCCCGCACCGCGACGTGCCGCGTTATCTGTCGTGCATGGACATCGTGCTGGCGCCATATCCCAAGCTGGAGTTCTGGTACGCCTCTTCGATGAAAATTTTTGAATACATGGCCGCCGGCAAAACCGTGCTGGCCACGGACGTCGGCCAGGTTGGAGAAATCATCGAGGACGGCGTCAACGGCTTTCTTTTCGATCCCGACAAAAACGGCGAGCTGCGGGAAAAAATCGCGGCGCTGGTCGATTCGCCCGAAGCCCGGCAGCGCGTCGGCGTGCAAGCCCGGCGCGACATCGAGCAAAAATGGAACTGGGACAACAACGCCAAAAAAATGATTGAGATTTTTGAAAACGTTCTGCAACACCGGCGACATTCCAAGAAACCTGCATGAAAGCTGGTCAACAACAAATCAACGAGATCATCGCGTCACCCAGGTTTGCTCTTTTCCTCATCGTGCTGGGCGGTTTTGCCTTGCGCCTCTGGGGCGTGACCTACGGCCTGCCGCTGCTGCTGCATCCGGATGAGCCGACTTTTGTCCGCATTGCGATGCACTTCGGAACCGGCGATTTGAATCCGCATTGGTTCGGCAATCCCGGCAATGTCTTCATGTATTTTCTCTTTTTTTGTTACGGTCTCATTTATGTTGCCGGGCGTGTATTCGGCGTCTTTTCCGATATGACGGCTTTCGTGGAGTATTATCGGTTTCATCCGAGCATTTTTTATCTCACCGGTCGCGTGACGGAAGTACTTTTGGGCACGGCGTCGATCCATCTCGTGTATAAAATCGCAGCGCGCCTGAAAAACAGCACGGCTGGACTCATCGCCGCGCTGTTTCTCGCGACCTCGCCGTTGCACGTCGAGCATTCGAAGTACGTTCGCATCGATATCATGTCGACGTTCTTCGTGCTGCTGGCTGTTCTTTATTGTTTGCGCTTGCTGGAGAGCAAGGAAAGCCGGCATTATCTCGCGGCCGGGGCGTGCGCCGGTTTGGCGTTGGCCGCCAAATATCCCACCGGCGCAGTGATCGCAACGGTGTTCTTCGCGTTTTTGTTGTCCAAATTTGAGGCCTTTTCCAATCAAGCAGAAGAGCAAACCAGCCCTCTGCGCCGGATGATCGTTTTTCTCCGCGCTTTTCTTTTTGATCGCCAGGTCCTGCTGGGAGGCTTGAGTATTTTTTTAGCGTTCGCTGTCACCACACCGTATTTTTTTCTGGATTTTAAAAAAGCCTTTCATGATTTGGTTTATGAAGTGAGCACGCCGCATGCCGGCGCCGTCAAACAATCCATGCTCGCCGGCCTTTGGTGGTATATTTCCGGCCCGATGCGCGAAGTGGGCATGAACACGCTGATCGAAATTTGCGCGTTGGGAGGAATCGTTTGGCTGCTCTTTGAAAAAAACAAAAAAGCCTGGATTCCGCTGTCTTTTTTCGCGCTTTATTTTTTTATCGCCGGCTTGGCGGCGGCGCAATTTGCCCGCTGGATCATTCCCTTGCTGCCATTTTTGGCCATTTTTGCCGGCGTTTTCGTGGCCCAGATTTTTGCCGTGATCGCGCGCCGGGTACCCCGACAGCGATTGATCCACGCCGCCAGTGTGACCGTGAGCGTCTCGTTGGTTGTTCCCCAAATTTTGCAAAGCGCCGAAAACAGCTACCGGCTCACCCGCCCGGACACCCGGCAGTTGTGCAAAACCTGGATCGAACAAAATCTGCCGCCGCACAGCCGCATCGCCCAGGAACATTACACCTACGTGCCGACACCAGAAACAACGTATATGCTCGGCGAGGCGCACGTCAACGGATTTTATATTTTGCAAAAAATCACTCTGGCCGACACGACGTTTGACTATTATCAGCAAAGCGGCTTTGATTACATCATGATCAGCACCCGCGGCTACGATCGCTTCATTCAGATTCCAAAATACCGGCGCTTTTACGACGAGCTTTTTCAACGCGGAAAATTGGTGAAAGCGTTCATCCCGGATGAAAAAGAAGTTATCGGCCCCGGTATTCACATTTTTAAAATTTCAAACGAAACTTCAAATGGCACCGTCGCCTCAACACCGCGCACCACGCCATAGCGGGCAATATTAATCATCGCATGAACGAGAAACAAAATCCCCGCCGCTTGCGGGTCTTGCAAGTTGTCGATGGTTTCCGTCTGGGCGGCGCCGAGAAAAAACTTTTGGAGTTGATCGCCAGGCTCGACCGGCGAAAATTCGAGGTGTTGGTCGCCAATGTCGGGCCTGCCGGGCCATTGGGAAAAGCCTTTGGCGAGCTGGGCGTCGAAATTTTTCATTTCCCGCGACACTTTGGGTTTGACCCGCTGCCGCTGTGGCGGCTCTTTCGTTTGATGCGGCAGCGCCGGATCGACCTCGTGCAGACGACGCTGCTGTGGGCCGATCTCATCGGCCCGCTGGCGGCGAAATGGGCCGGCGTGCCGGCGGTGGTGTCGTGGGAAACCGTTTCCCACGAGGGCGATCCTTTTCACAATAATTTTCAGCGCCGCGTTGGTTATGAATGGGCGATGCAATTCGTCGACGTGATCATTCCGGTTTCCGAAGAGATCAAACGTTCTTTGATGCGCCGGCGCGGCATTCCGGAGCATAAAATTCGCGTCATTCATTATGGCGTTGATTTAAAAAAATTTCATCCGAACGGCCACGATCACGCGCTGGCCAAACGCCTGGAATTTGGCGCGGCCCGCGATGACGTGCTGATCGGAATTGTTGCGCGGCTGGAGCCGCCCAAAGGCCATCGTTTCTTTGTCGAAGCGTTTGCCGAAGTCGTCAAACGTTTTCCCCGCGCGCGTGCGATTTTTGCCGGCGACGGATCGCTGCGCGCCGAGCTGGAAAAGAGCATTCGTCAAGCCGGCCTCGGCGAAAGCATCAGGCTTTTGGGAACGCGCGACGATGTGACGGAAATTCTGAATTCCATTGACCTGTTCGTGTTGCCTTCGATTTCCGAGGGCCTGCCCAATGTTTTGCTCGAGGCCATGGCCTGCCAAAAGCCGGTGATCGCCACTGAAATCGGCGGCATTTCGGAAGTGGTGCACGACGGCGAAAACGGTTATCTGGTTCCGCCGGGTGATAGCGTCGCCCTGCAAGCCGCCCTGCTGAAAGCTCTGTCGGAGCGGGAGAAATGGGCCATCCTGGCGCAGCGTGCTCGCCTCACGGTCGAAAGCGCGTTTTCGCTGGAGCACCAAGTGGCCAGCTTTGAAGCGATTTATACGAAGCTTCATGCCGCGAAAACGCGCCGGAAAATATGATTGGGAAGGTCTAAAGAACTTTACAGGCAAATTATCGCCCACAAAAATAGAAATCCCAATGATTAAAATTTTAAAAAGGCTTTTTGTGGGATTTATAATTCCCGTGGGCGAGGCCTTTGCTGTTAACTTAATGCCATGAGCACGCTGCGCCGGTTATTTCGCAACACCTCGGTTTTGATCATCGCCAACGCGATTCAACCGGTGTTGTCATTTTACCTCGTCGTGCAAATCAGCCGGATCTTGAATGTCGACGGCTTCGGCGCCTATTCCACGATTTTCAATTATCAAGCGATCTTCCAAATCCTTGCGGCGTTCGGCTTGAAAAATCTGCTTACCCGCAACGTGGCGCAGCAGCCGGAGGAAATTTGGCGTTCGCTGTGGCACGGCAGTCTGGTGGTTTTGCCGATCTCGATTTTGAGCCTCGGCGCTTTGATCGCGCTGACGGCGGCGCTGGATTACGGCGCGGTGGTGTTCTGGGCGACGGTCATCGTCAGCCTGTCGCTGCTCGCCGCCGGTCTCATTGACGTCTGCGAAGGCGTTTTGGCCGGCATCGAGCGCCTGCACATCGTCGGCTACAGCGCCGTGATGGAAAATATTTTCCGCGTCGGGATGAGTTTGATCGCGCTGGCTCGCGGCCACGGCCTGCTGGCGCTGGTTTGGATTTTTGTTGCGAGCCGGTTTATCAAAGCGGTTTTTTATTTTTGGTACATCCATCGTCACGTGGCGCCGTTTTCGAGCCGCAACCTCCGCAGCGATTGGGCTTTTGCGCGCCAACTTTTGCTGCAAGCTCGCGTCTTCGCGCTGACGATGATGTGTGTGACGATCTACTGGAAAGTCGACATTTCGATTCTTTCCAAAATTCGCGGCCTCGACGATGTCGGCGTATACAGCGCCGCGTATCGCTTTCTCATGCTGGCGCTGGTAGTGGTGGACAGTTTCGTCAACTCGCTGTTTCCCATCATCTCGAACTATTTTCACGCCGCCTCCTCTGGCAAAGGCGCGGGTGAGCAGTTTGAATTGGCGTGCAAAAAAGGCCTTCAGCTTTTGCTGGTGCTCACGCTGCCGCTGGCTGTGACGCTGTCGCTGCTGGCCGATCAAATTATTTTGTTGATCTACGGCGCCAAATATGCCGGCGCCATTCCGGTTTTGCGCGTTTTGATCTGGGTGGTGGTGCCGTATGCCGCCTCGCAAATTTTTGCTTACGCTTTGGTGGCCAGCAACAATCAACGCGATGATTTGCTGGTCAACGCGGTGAGCATGGTCGCCAACATCATTTTGAATTGGTTCTTGATCGGCCGCCACGGTTACATGGGCGCCGCCGCTGCTGCGCTGATCTCGATTCAAATTTACGTCGCCTTGCAATTGCCCTTTGTCTTTCCGAAGGTGCTCAAATTTGACGGAAAGAAATTGTGGCTTGGCGCAGTCAAAGTTTTTGTCGCCGCCAGCTCAATGGCCACGTTTATTTTGGCCTTTTCACAACTCCGGATTTGGTTTTTGTTGCCATTAGCAGGTTTAATTTATATACTAAGTTTGCTGGTGGTCCGCGCCTTTTCCCGGCAAGATTTAATGTTGGCGATGCGCGTTTTGAAATAAGGCCCATGGCTCGTCGTAGTGCGCCTCATGCGAGTCCCTGGCCGTCGGGGTCAAATGTTGCTTTTAAACAACTCATTATTGACCTGAGTGGGCATTGCTGGCATAAGGATTGCTAAAATTAAGTGGCGCTGTTCGTTTGCTCTACTGGGCAGATACAAAAAGGGTAGAGGCTGTAAAAGTGTATCGCTTTGCATGCCCTGGTTCAAGATGATACTTAAGGAGTGTCTCAAAAATGAAACAAAAATTCGTTGCGGTCAAACGTTTAGGTGGGAGCTGCCTGGGTGTTTTGATTTTGGGAGCGTTGATCATCGCTGCTGCCATCGTGTCGAAAGAATTACCGGTTTACGCCAATAAAAAAGCCCCACCGCGTGTGAACGGCCTGCCGAACCATCGCTATCCCCGCATCGGCAGTTTTCAATGGCCGGGGGCGGTGCCGGATTGGTACGCCCGTTTCGATCTGTTGGACACCGGCACCAGCGGCTTTGAGCAGGGCGGCAATTTTGCGCGATCCATCAAAGCGATCAATCCCAATGTGATCATCCTGCCCTCGCGTGATTGGAACGCCGGCCCCGGCGGCTATGACGGTTCGGAGGTTCCGCGCGAGTGGATCACTCGCCATTCCGACGGCAGATTCGTCAATCTGTATTTTGAAACCGACTATTACATGGACATGACCGATTTCTGCCCCCGCGCCACCAGCGGCCGCTGGGCCGGAAAGCGCTACAATGAAATCGTTGCCGAATGGCACTTGAGCTTCGTTGATCTCACCGTCATCGACGGCGTCGCAACCGATGGCTTGTGGAATTTTCCTTACAGCGCCCAAGGCGACATCGATTTGGATCGCAACGGCGTCAACGATTTCAAAGAACACGGGGAAGATTGGATTTCAGGACACATTACCAACGGCATCAACAAGATTCTCGCCGACCTGCGCAAGCGCATGGGGCCGAACAAGGCGATTCTCGTCAACAGCGGCGGCATGCACACCTGGGGCTGGGAGTATACCAATGGCTTGCTCAAGGAACATTCTGCCATTTTTTACTCACTCGGCGATGTCAATTACAACATGGACGTTTATCATGATTTCATGAGGAAGGCGCCGCAGCCGCACGTGACGTTGATCGATGGCGAAACCGGACACGGCGTGCCCGGGCACGAACCGGTACCGCGCAACAACTTCCGCCACATGCGATTTTGGCTGGGGTTCACGTTGATGGGAGATGGATACTTTTCCTTTTCGGTCAACGAAGAACACATGTACACAGTGTGGTATGACGAATTTGAGATCGACCTCGGCTATCCCACCATCGCGGCGCAGAAAATTCGCGAAGGCGCCGATGGCGCCGGCGGCTTATGGGTGCGCTTTTTTGACGAAGGCGCGGTGATTTTTAATGGCACCGGCGTGCCGCAGCAGGTTTCGGACGGCGATTTGGCGAGAATTCCGGGTTATGCCGGGCCTTATTATCATTTTCGCGGCGGCCAGGATCCAAAAGTCAATAACGGCGCCCGCTTCACCAGCGAGACCGTCGGCGGCGAGATCACCCGCCTCAGCGGCGGCAGCGAAGCAGTTACCGGCGAATCTGTGATCTTGTTAAAATCACCGAAGGAAATCGTTTCCGACATCATCGTCGACAACTGGCATCACGGCACCTCACCGGCCAGTACCGAGGCTGCGCTGAAAGGCCGTTGGATCAACCTGCCGCATTCCGGCGATCAGAGCGGCGGCGGCTATTACACGCTGCGCAACCGCTACTTTGCCGATTATTTCGATCCCGGCAATCTTTATGGCTACGCCATGGCCAATAAAGGTGACGGCTCGGATTACGCCGTTTATCGTCCGACGGTCGGCCTGGCCGGCAACTATGAGGTTTTCGAGTGGCACGGTTTTTTGGGCAATGGGCCGGGCGATGTCCGCGAAGCCACAAATGTGAAGTATAAAATCAAATATAGCGGCGGCGAAAAAACCGTTGTCGTTGATCAATCGCAGAATTATGGTCGCTGGAACTCGCTCGGAACTTATTACTTCAGCACCGGCCAGAGCGGGCAAGTTTCTTTTGACAACAACACCGACGGCCCGATCATGGCCGATGCGATCAAATTCGTTTTTCGCGGCAGCGATCCCAACCGCGACCGCACCCCGCCGCAGCCGCCCAAAGGCGTGCGCGTGACGCAGTAGGTGTCAACGCCGTCAAACTCAGAATAAAACTCTGAAAGGTCTTTTGATCCACGACCCAATTTAACACGGATACACGGAGCAAACAGAGGAAGCACGGAGACCAATAAGTATGTTTAAAAAAGCTTTTCTCCGTGATACTCTGTGAACTCAGCTACTCCTTGTTTAACGACGTTTTGCATCACCGTTGAACTGGACTTTGATTTTTTTGGCTTGGCTGAAAACTCGAGTTGGGCCATTGTTGTCCAAAAGTTAGAAAAGATTCTAAAGTCTTTCCCGCAGATTGAAGAATCCCACTGATTTTTTAATAAAATATCTGTGGGGCTTTTCAATCAGTGGGAGACCTTGACTCTTTAGTCGCTTGCCGGCTTCGCCTGCAAGGTTTGAGGCGGAGCTTTGCTGAAATTTCACGGACGAATCACAATTTACTCAGACCAGGGAAATCGCTCGCGGAAAGCCGGGCGTAGGCGCATATACCTTACTCCTGATCAAAAGGAGTTTTTTATGCTACACGTTGTCACCCCGCTCACAGAACCCCCGGCTGTGAACGTCAGCGAGCCAACGGCGGTAAAGCCGGCCAGTCGCCATTATCTCATGGCTTTGCTCGCCGCGGCCTTGATGATTCGTCTGGTTGTCCTGGGGCTGGCCGCAAAAAAGGGCGTCTATTACCCGGACGAGGTCGAATATATCGAACTCGCCAAAAATTTAGCTGCCCACAATGAGTTTTCGTACAAGGGGCAATTGACTTCTTTTCGGCCGCCGGGGTTTGCATTTATTCTCTCGCTGACCTTCCGGCTTTTTGGCGAGGCCTTCTTGATCCCGGCGCGCTTGGTGAATATTTTATTCGGCCTGGCAACGGTGGGGGTGGTTTATCGTCTCGGAAAGGATGGCTGGGGTGAGCGTGTCGGACTGATTGCCGCCGCCATTTTTGCTTTTTATCCGACTCTGATCGGTTACACCAATATTTTGTTGACCGAGACGAGCTGCATTTTTTTTGTCGCGCTGTTTTGCTGGACGCTGCTGCGTTGTTTGCAGCAGCCGCACTGGGGTTGGGCGTTAGCCTCCGGCGCTGCCTTGGGAATTGGCGCGTTGATTCGCGACACGCTTTTTTATGCCGGCCCGGTTGTGACAATTTTTTTAGCTGCCCATGCCTGGCGAGTGCGCAGCTTTCATTTCAAATATGTGGGTGTTTTCGCGGCCGGTTTTCTGCTGG from candidate division KSB1 bacterium includes the following:
- a CDS encoding SxtJ family membrane protein; the encoded protein is MIREEIKSIKATTSEARKFGLTIGILLLVIAGFLFWKQRPSFAYFAHVGGGLALLGLIAPILLKPIYKIWMSFAVVMGFIMTRVILTIVYFGLFTPMALAAKLFGKDLLKQRWDKSATTYWEKRPAAAFDPKSAENMF
- a CDS encoding carbamoyltransferase translates to MAVLSITQGHDTGAVIVKDGRMLAAISEERLSRVKMDTQFPARSIQAVLEVAGLKPEAIKHVVIPELRKGEDILKNIFPKYPQSVFAGVNGEATLGDRARQLVMSSALLCKTYPRMAILYRQYEKQLREMFPQAQLHRVEHHLTHAASAYYTSGFKKALVITADAWGDFVSTMICLGEGKKLTPVHRCYYPNSLGHYYQSLTNWLGFRGGRHEGKILGLAAFGNPASPVYDRIKGLLSCDGLDVHAPNMMGKLWHKKFPFGQNCLMRELIANYKREDIAAAFQRRFEEVVTQLVRNALERYQVEDVCLAGGIFANVKLNQRVFEVSGVSRIFIFPNMGDGGVCAGGALYYDINQNGSAGSELPHAYLGPAYSEKEMEAALRRRGVEFEYHRDISTTVAELLTKGKVVARCDGAMEYGPRALGNRTIMYPATDPAVNKWLNDRLKRTEFMPFAPVTLAEEAPRCYKNLRGAEYPAKFMTITFDCTDFMRSVSPAAVHVDNTARPQLIDEQTNPAYYRIIKEYFKRTGIPSVINTSFNMHEEPIVCTPDDAIRAFQLGHLDYLALGPFLVKGQGQE
- a CDS encoding glycosyltransferase family 4 protein, whose amino-acid sequence is MVITYFNYLWDIDGISAGSAIKAKEFIAALNRAGHTAHLEWRSPQPNAQPTLADKVRAGLKPKLQRYLHEPKRLARNLPHLWQEYFILKRQKPDVLFNRLELYYFSGLWLSRWLDLPLVVEADCPPAYEHVTFYGKDYLHLGPLPARIELANLRAADAIIVISNVLKKYYVEAGIPAEKMHVIANAADPKKFRPTPKDRELTEKYGLTNKTVVGWIGSLVGWSGIENVTEAARHILQTRPNVCLMMVGGGKNQEFFRTQLQTGDHADRVILPGTVPHRDVPRYLSCMDIVLAPYPKLEFWYASSMKIFEYMAAGKTVLATDVGQVGEIIEDGVNGFLFDPDKNGELREKIAALVDSPEARQRVGVQARRDIEQKWNWDNNAKKMIEIFENVLQHRRHSKKPA
- a CDS encoding glycosyltransferase family 39 protein; the protein is MKAGQQQINEIIASPRFALFLIVLGGFALRLWGVTYGLPLLLHPDEPTFVRIAMHFGTGDLNPHWFGNPGNVFMYFLFFCYGLIYVAGRVFGVFSDMTAFVEYYRFHPSIFYLTGRVTEVLLGTASIHLVYKIAARLKNSTAGLIAALFLATSPLHVEHSKYVRIDIMSTFFVLLAVLYCLRLLESKESRHYLAAGACAGLALAAKYPTGAVIATVFFAFLLSKFEAFSNQAEEQTSPLRRMIVFLRAFLFDRQVLLGGLSIFLAFAVTTPYFFLDFKKAFHDLVYEVSTPHAGAVKQSMLAGLWWYISGPMREVGMNTLIEICALGGIVWLLFEKNKKAWIPLSFFALYFFIAGLAAAQFARWIIPLLPFLAIFAGVFVAQIFAVIARRVPRQRLIHAASVTVSVSLVVPQILQSAENSYRLTRPDTRQLCKTWIEQNLPPHSRIAQEHYTYVPTPETTYMLGEAHVNGFYILQKITLADTTFDYYQQSGFDYIMISTRGYDRFIQIPKYRRFYDELFQRGKLVKAFIPDEKEVIGPGIHIFKISNETSNGTVASTPRTTP
- a CDS encoding glycosyltransferase, with protein sequence MNEKQNPRRLRVLQVVDGFRLGGAEKKLLELIARLDRRKFEVLVANVGPAGPLGKAFGELGVEIFHFPRHFGFDPLPLWRLFRLMRQRRIDLVQTTLLWADLIGPLAAKWAGVPAVVSWETVSHEGDPFHNNFQRRVGYEWAMQFVDVIIPVSEEIKRSLMRRRGIPEHKIRVIHYGVDLKKFHPNGHDHALAKRLEFGAARDDVLIGIVARLEPPKGHRFFVEAFAEVVKRFPRARAIFAGDGSLRAELEKSIRQAGLGESIRLLGTRDDVTEILNSIDLFVLPSISEGLPNVLLEAMACQKPVIATEIGGISEVVHDGENGYLVPPGDSVALQAALLKALSEREKWAILAQRARLTVESAFSLEHQVASFEAIYTKLHAAKTRRKI
- a CDS encoding oligosaccharide flippase family protein, encoding MSTLRRLFRNTSVLIIANAIQPVLSFYLVVQISRILNVDGFGAYSTIFNYQAIFQILAAFGLKNLLTRNVAQQPEEIWRSLWHGSLVVLPISILSLGALIALTAALDYGAVVFWATVIVSLSLLAAGLIDVCEGVLAGIERLHIVGYSAVMENIFRVGMSLIALARGHGLLALVWIFVASRFIKAVFYFWYIHRHVAPFSSRNLRSDWAFARQLLLQARVFALTMMCVTIYWKVDISILSKIRGLDDVGVYSAAYRFLMLALVVVDSFVNSLFPIISNYFHAASSGKGAGEQFELACKKGLQLLLVLTLPLAVTLSLLADQIILLIYGAKYAGAIPVLRVLIWVVVPYAASQIFAYALVASNNQRDDLLVNAVSMVANIILNWFLIGRHGYMGAAAAALISIQIYVALQLPFVFPKVLKFDGKKLWLGAVKVFVAASSMATFILAFSQLRIWFLLPLAGLIYILSLLVVRAFSRQDLMLAMRVLK
- a CDS encoding putative glycoside hydrolase, producing MKQKFVAVKRLGGSCLGVLILGALIIAAAIVSKELPVYANKKAPPRVNGLPNHRYPRIGSFQWPGAVPDWYARFDLLDTGTSGFEQGGNFARSIKAINPNVIILPSRDWNAGPGGYDGSEVPREWITRHSDGRFVNLYFETDYYMDMTDFCPRATSGRWAGKRYNEIVAEWHLSFVDLTVIDGVATDGLWNFPYSAQGDIDLDRNGVNDFKEHGEDWISGHITNGINKILADLRKRMGPNKAILVNSGGMHTWGWEYTNGLLKEHSAIFYSLGDVNYNMDVYHDFMRKAPQPHVTLIDGETGHGVPGHEPVPRNNFRHMRFWLGFTLMGDGYFSFSVNEEHMYTVWYDEFEIDLGYPTIAAQKIREGADGAGGLWVRFFDEGAVIFNGTGVPQQVSDGDLARIPGYAGPYYHFRGGQDPKVNNGARFTSETVGGEITRLSGGSEAVTGESVILLKSPKEIVSDIIVDNWHHGTSPASTEAALKGRWINLPHSGDQSGGGYYTLRNRYFADYFDPGNLYGYAMANKGDGSDYAVYRPTVGLAGNYEVFEWHGFLGNGPGDVREATNVKYKIKYSGGEKTVVVDQSQNYGRWNSLGTYYFSTGQSGQVSFDNNTDGPIMADAIKFVFRGSDPNRDRTPPQPPKGVRVTQ